Genomic window (Armatimonadota bacterium):
GGCGGGATTGACTTGGCGCGGAGTCGCCTGGGCATTTACGAGTACTCATGCGGCTAACTGGCATCCTCTAACTTGGATTTCTCATATGTTTGACGTCCAATTGTTTGGACTGAAAGCTGGTGGGCACCATTTCACTAGCATCGTTCTCCACACTATTGCTACCATTCTCCTGTTTCTAGCTTTTGCGCGAATGACGGGTTTTATTTGGAGAAGCGCTTTTGTGGCGTTGCTTTTTGGTATCCATCCTCTTCATGTAGAATCAGTAGTGTGGGTTGCTGAACGCAAGGACGTTCTTGCAGCTGTTTTTGGTATGTTGGCGCTGTTGGCATACATTCGATATGTCCAATGCCCTAAATTTGTAACCTACCTCTGGGTTGTAGTATTTTTTGCTATGGGACTCCTTGCCAAGCCTATGCTTGTTACTTTGCCCTTTGTGTTTCTTCTTCTTGATTTTTGGCCGCTCGGTCGCACTCGCCTTTGTCATTGCTCGTTAGTTGCTTCAACCACGAGTAAAATTAAAACCCTAGTTTCAGAAAAGTTGCCGTTGTTTGTCTTCTCCGCTCTAGCGTGTACGGTAACATACATCGTTCAGCAAAAAGGCGGGGCTGTGACCTCAACGGAGCAATTTCCACTTGGCATAAGGATTGAGAATGCATTAGTTGCATATGTCGCCTATATCGGTAAAATGATTTGGCCGCAGAAGCTGGCTGTCTTCTATCCGCATCCGGTCACTATGTTGCCAACATGGCAGGTCATAGGGGCTAGTATATTTTTAGCAGCTGTGACTTCAATTGTAATCATTGCATCGCGGGGCAAGCCATATTTAGCAACTGGGTGGTTTTGGTATCTTGGCACGCTTGTTCCCGTAATAGGCATTGTGCAGGTTGGGGCACAAGCGATGGCTGACCGATACACATATATTCCGCTAATAGGGCTTTTTGTGATGATTGCATGGGGAATCCCTGACCTTGTTAAATGCACAGTGGTTAACAGAGAAGCTGACGAAAAGAAGAAAAGGGATTCGACATTAATTTCATTTCGGCTTTCCTCAATTTTGCCATTTGCGGCAGGCTTGGTTGTTTTTTCTTTTATAACGTGCGCTTATATTCAGGTTGGTTATTGGAGGGACAGCGTTTCTCTATTTACCCATACCCTGGCTAGCACGTCAAACAATGCGCTAGCGCATAATAATCTTGGCTTGGCACTGGCTGATAAAGGCGAGATTAGTTCGGCAATTCGACATTATAGACGAGCACTCGAGATTAAGCCGGATTTTCCTTTGGCGCACAATAATATTGGCCTTGCGCTTGTAGACATGAAGCGCTTCGATGAAGCAGTATCACATTTTAAGGAAGCACTAAAAAGTGAACCTCGTTCGGCAGTGTTTAGGAGTAATTATGGGACAGCTTTGGTAGGGCAGGGCAAACTGAGAGAAGCAATTGAGCAATTCAAAGAGGCTTTGAGAATCAATCCGGACTATGCGGCTGCTCATACGAATATGGGTCTAGCTTTGGCAAAGCTGGGCGATTTTAATAGGGCAATTTCAGAATATGAGAAGTCTTTAAAACTCAATCCGAGAGATGTGCGGACTATTCTAAATCTCGGTGTTGCTTTTGCAATGCTAGGCAAATTTGATAAGGCGATTGAAGTGTATCAAAAGGCGCTGGCTTTGAACCCTAAGTCTGCAGATATTCACAATAACCTTGGACTTGCTTATGCTTCCCAGGGGAAA
Coding sequences:
- a CDS encoding tetratricopeptide repeat protein — encoded protein: MKEKFLVSQSKLWICLFLATAIIIVFGRAVGHNFINYDDNRYVTENGMVLAGLTWRGVAWAFTSTHAANWHPLTWISHMFDVQLFGLKAGGHHFTSIVLHTIATILLFLAFARMTGFIWRSAFVALLFGIHPLHVESVVWVAERKDVLAAVFGMLALLAYIRYVQCPKFVTYLWVVVFFAMGLLAKPMLVTLPFVFLLLDFWPLGRTRLCHCSLVASTTSKIKTLVSEKLPLFVFSALACTVTYIVQQKGGAVTSTEQFPLGIRIENALVAYVAYIGKMIWPQKLAVFYPHPVTMLPTWQVIGASIFLAAVTSIVIIASRGKPYLATGWFWYLGTLVPVIGIVQVGAQAMADRYTYIPLIGLFVMIAWGIPDLVKCTVVNREADEKKKRDSTLISFRLSSILPFAAGLVVFSFITCAYIQVGYWRDSVSLFTHTLASTSNNALAHNNLGLALADKGEISSAIRHYRRALEIKPDFPLAHNNIGLALVDMKRFDEAVSHFKEALKSEPRSAVFRSNYGTALVGQGKLREAIEQFKEALRINPDYAAAHTNMGLALAKLGDFNRAISEYEKSLKLNPRDVRTILNLGVAFAMLGKFDKAIEVYQKALALNPKSADIHNNLGLAYASQGKIDEALEHYEEAIRIQPSLGQAHYNIAVVLAMKGQYAEAWREVHLSTRYGYAVNPAFVQALSQRMANPWPAE